Proteins found in one Streptococcus iniae genomic segment:
- the thrS gene encoding threonine--tRNA ligase produces the protein MIKITFPDGAVREFESGVTTFDIAQSISNSLAKKALAGKFNGQLIDTNRAIEEDGSIEIVTPDHEDAFDVLRHSAAHLFAQAAKRLFPDIHLGVGPAIAEGFYYDTDNAAGQISNEDLPRIEAEMQKIVKENHPCIREEVSKEEALEIFKDDPYKVELISEHADAGLTIYRQGEFVDLCRGPHVPSTGRIQVFHLLNVAGAYWRGNSDNAMMQRVYGTAWFDKKDLKAYLQRIEEAKERDHRKLGKELDLFMISQEVGQGLPFWLPDGATIRRTLERYITDKELASGYQHVYTPPLASVDLYKTSGHWEHYQDDMFPTMDMGDGEEFVLRPMNCPHHIQVYKNHVHSYRELPIRIAELGMMHRYEKSGALSGLQRVREMTLNDGHLFVTPEQIQEEFQRALQLIIDVYADFNLTDYRFRLSYRDPEDKEKYYDNDEMWENAQSMLKAALDEMEVDYFEAEGEAAFYGPKLDIQVKTALGNEETLSTIQLDFLLPERFDLKYIGADGEEHRPVMIHRGVISTMERFTAILIETYKGAFPIWLAPHQVTVIPISNEAHIDYAWEVAKALRDRGVRADVDDRNEKMQYKIRASQTSKIPYQLIVGDKEMEDKSVNVRRYGSKATHTESLPEFVDTILADIARKSRPDAE, from the coding sequence ATGATTAAAATTACTTTTCCAGATGGTGCAGTACGTGAGTTTGAATCTGGTGTAACAACTTTCGATATTGCACAATCAATTAGCAATTCACTTGCCAAAAAAGCTTTGGCTGGAAAATTCAATGGTCAATTGATTGACACAAACAGAGCAATTGAAGAAGATGGTAGTATTGAAATTGTTACCCCAGACCATGAAGATGCTTTTGATGTTTTGCGTCACTCAGCAGCGCATTTATTTGCACAAGCTGCAAAACGTCTTTTCCCAGATATTCACTTAGGAGTAGGACCAGCTATTGCTGAAGGCTTCTATTACGATACTGATAACGCAGCTGGGCAGATTTCAAATGAAGATCTTCCACGCATTGAAGCTGAAATGCAAAAAATTGTGAAAGAAAACCACCCATGTATTCGTGAGGAAGTGTCAAAAGAAGAAGCACTTGAAATCTTTAAAGACGATCCTTATAAGGTTGAACTCATTAGTGAACATGCAGATGCCGGGTTAACGATTTACCGTCAAGGCGAGTTTGTAGACTTGTGTCGTGGGCCACATGTGCCATCAACAGGACGCATCCAAGTCTTCCATCTTCTTAATGTTGCTGGAGCATACTGGCGTGGTAATAGCGATAATGCGATGATGCAACGTGTTTATGGAACTGCTTGGTTTGATAAAAAAGACCTTAAAGCATACCTTCAACGCATTGAAGAAGCGAAAGAGCGTGATCACCGTAAACTTGGTAAAGAACTTGACCTCTTTATGATTAGTCAAGAAGTTGGTCAAGGACTTCCTTTCTGGCTACCTGACGGTGCAACTATTCGTCGTACCTTAGAACGCTATATTACGGATAAAGAATTAGCTTCAGGTTATCAACATGTTTACACACCACCTCTTGCATCTGTAGATCTTTACAAAACATCTGGTCACTGGGAGCATTACCAAGATGACATGTTCCCAACAATGGATATGGGAGATGGAGAAGAATTTGTTCTTCGTCCGATGAACTGTCCTCACCATATTCAGGTTTATAAAAACCACGTGCATTCTTACCGTGAGTTACCTATTCGTATTGCTGAGCTTGGTATGATGCACCGCTATGAAAAATCAGGTGCTTTATCAGGTCTCCAACGTGTGCGTGAAATGACTCTCAATGACGGGCATCTATTTGTCACACCAGAGCAGATTCAAGAAGAATTCCAACGTGCTCTTCAATTAATTATTGATGTTTATGCAGACTTTAATTTGACAGATTACCGTTTCCGTCTATCATATCGTGATCCTGAAGATAAGGAAAAATATTATGATAATGATGAGATGTGGGAAAATGCACAAAGCATGTTAAAAGCCGCTCTTGATGAGATGGAAGTAGACTACTTTGAAGCTGAAGGCGAAGCAGCCTTTTATGGTCCTAAACTAGATATTCAAGTTAAAACTGCTCTTGGCAATGAAGAAACCTTGTCAACGATTCAGTTAGATTTCTTGTTACCAGAACGTTTTGACCTTAAATATATTGGGGCTGACGGAGAAGAGCATCGTCCTGTGATGATTCACCGCGGTGTTATCTCAACTATGGAACGTTTTACAGCTATTTTGATTGAAACTTATAAAGGGGCTTTCCCAATTTGGTTGGCACCACATCAAGTAACGGTTATTCCAATTTCAAATGAAGCCCATATCGACTACGCTTGGGAAGTGGCAAAAGCCCTTCGTGACCGTGGCGTGCGTGCTGATGTGGATGATCGTAATGAAAAAATGCAGTATAAAATCCGCGCTTCTCAAACAAGTAAAATCCCTTACCAATTAATTGTTGGTGATAAGGAGATGGAAGATAAATCTGTTAACGTTCGTCGCTATGGAAGCAAAGCGACACATACAGAAAGTTTACCAGAGTTTGTTGATACCATTTTAGCTGATATTGCACGTAAATCACGACCAGACGCTGAATAA
- a CDS encoding glycosyltransferase family 4 protein: MRVGLFTDTYFPQVSGVATSIRTLKKELEKEGHEVYIFTTTDKNVKRFEDPTIIRLPSVPFVSFTDRRVVYRGLISSYKIAKQYNLDIIHTQTEFSLGLLGKMVGKALRIPVVHTYHTQYEDYVSYIANGKLIRPSMIKPILRGYLKDLDGVVCPSRIVLNLLDGYEVKIPKRVIPTGIALENYIRDDFSKEAVAQLKTDLGIAENETFLLSLSRVSFEKNIQAILKHLPEVLAENPFVKLVVVGDGPYLADLKALAHELAITSNVIFTGMIAHEKVAYYYKACDFFISASTSETQGLTYIESLASGKPIIAQSNPYLDDLITDRMFGTLYSREDELADAIIDAIIETPEMQLDVLEQKRHEISAQHFGSSIYRFYLDTLISKNTKEDRKLSLYVSGTEKREPLKLVQTATTLPKRAAKATAQTSVKVVKAPLKMVNAIKDFLDY, translated from the coding sequence ATGCGAGTTGGACTATTTACAGACACTTATTTCCCACAAGTATCAGGTGTCGCAACTAGTATTCGTACCCTAAAAAAAGAACTTGAAAAAGAAGGTCATGAGGTTTACATTTTTACAACTACAGATAAAAATGTCAAACGCTTTGAAGATCCAACCATCATTCGTCTGCCAAGTGTTCCCTTTGTTTCTTTTACAGACCGTCGTGTGGTCTATCGTGGTCTCATTTCTTCTTATAAAATTGCAAAGCAGTATAATCTTGACATTATTCATACGCAAACGGAATTTAGTCTTGGCTTATTGGGAAAAATGGTGGGCAAAGCCTTAAGAATACCAGTCGTACATACCTATCACACGCAATACGAGGACTATGTTTCATACATTGCAAATGGCAAATTAATTCGCCCTAGTATGATTAAGCCGATTTTACGTGGCTATCTCAAGGATTTAGACGGCGTTGTTTGTCCAAGTAGAATTGTTTTAAATCTGTTGGATGGCTATGAGGTTAAAATTCCAAAACGGGTGATTCCAACGGGAATTGCTTTGGAAAATTATATTAGAGATGACTTTTCAAAAGAAGCAGTTGCACAACTGAAAACCGATTTAGGAATTGCTGAAAATGAAACCTTTTTATTAAGTTTGTCTCGTGTGTCTTTTGAAAAAAATATCCAAGCTATCTTAAAACACTTACCGGAAGTTTTGGCTGAGAATCCCTTCGTTAAGTTGGTTGTTGTTGGAGATGGCCCTTATTTAGCTGATTTAAAAGCACTAGCACATGAGTTAGCAATCACTTCAAACGTTATTTTTACGGGTATGATTGCCCATGAAAAAGTGGCCTATTACTACAAGGCCTGTGATTTCTTTATTAGTGCATCAACAAGTGAGACACAGGGATTGACTTATATTGAGAGTTTGGCAAGTGGTAAACCTATTATTGCTCAAAGTAATCCATACCTAGACGATTTGATTACAGACAGAATGTTTGGAACCTTATATAGCAGAGAAGATGAACTTGCAGATGCCATCATTGATGCTATTATAGAAACACCTGAGATGCAGTTGGATGTTTTAGAACAAAAACGCCATGAGATTTCTGCCCAACACTTTGGTAGTTCTATTTATAGGTTTTACTTAGATACTTTAATTAGTAAAAATACTAAAGAGGATCGAAAACTATCACTTTATGTTAGTGGTACTGAGAAACGAGAACCTTTAAAATTGGTTCAAACAGCAACGACTTTGCCAAAACGTGCAGCTAAAGCGACTGCTCAGACTTCTGTCAAAGTGGTTAAGGCACCATTGAAAATGGTAAATGCAATCAAAGATTTTCTAGATTATTAG
- a CDS encoding glycosyltransferase family 4 protein: protein MKVLLYLEAEKQLKKSGIGRAITHQMRALDIAGQSYTRNPNDDYDLVHINSYGPMSWHIMKKAQKQGKKVIMHGHSTEEDFRNSFVFSNLLSPLFKRHLCRFYQQADAIITPTPYSKSLIENYGITKPVYAISNGIDLKQYGAKLDKQAAFRDYFNIKEGEKVVMGAGLFFLRKGIDDFIKVAEAMPDVRFIWFGETNKWMIPQDVRQLVSKNHPKNVIFPGYIKGPVYEGAMTGSDAFFFPSREETEGIVVLEALASRQHIVLRDIPVYSGWLNQESANLADDVPGFVKALNDIFDGESNKIEAGYRVAQKNSLENIASELVATYQKVMEL from the coding sequence ATGAAAGTCTTACTATATTTAGAAGCTGAAAAACAATTAAAAAAATCAGGAATTGGTCGTGCTATTACACATCAGATGCGTGCATTGGATATAGCAGGTCAAAGCTACACAAGAAATCCTAATGATGACTATGATTTGGTTCATATCAATTCATATGGACCCATGAGTTGGCATATCATGAAAAAGGCTCAAAAACAAGGAAAAAAAGTCATTATGCATGGGCATTCAACAGAGGAAGACTTTAGAAATTCTTTTGTTTTTTCCAATCTTTTGTCTCCTCTTTTTAAGCGCCATCTTTGCCGTTTTTATCAACAGGCTGATGCTATTATTACACCAACGCCTTATTCAAAATCCTTAATTGAAAATTATGGGATTACAAAGCCTGTTTATGCTATTTCAAACGGTATTGACTTGAAACAGTATGGTGCAAAGCTTGATAAGCAAGCGGCTTTTCGTGATTATTTTAATATTAAAGAGGGTGAAAAAGTTGTCATGGGTGCAGGCCTATTCTTTCTTCGTAAAGGTATTGATGACTTTATTAAAGTTGCCGAAGCTATGCCAGATGTTCGTTTTATTTGGTTTGGGGAAACCAACAAGTGGATGATTCCACAAGATGTTCGTCAGTTAGTTAGCAAAAATCACCCTAAAAATGTTATTTTTCCAGGTTACATTAAAGGGCCGGTTTATGAAGGAGCAATGACAGGAAGTGATGCTTTCTTTTTTCCAAGTCGTGAAGAAACAGAAGGTATTGTTGTCTTAGAAGCTTTAGCAAGTCGCCAACATATTGTGCTCAGAGATATTCCTGTTTATTCTGGTTGGCTAAATCAAGAGAGTGCTAATTTGGCAGATGATGTTCCTGGATTTGTCAAAGCCCTTAATGATATTTTTGATGGAGAGAGCAATAAAATAGAGGCAGGTTATCGGGTTGCACAAAAAAATAGCCTGGAAAATATCGCTTCAGAATTAGTGGCTACTTATCAAAAAGTAATGGAGTTATAA
- the ccpA gene encoding catabolite control protein A, translated as MNTDDTITIYDVAREAGVSMATVSRVVNGNKNVKENTRKKVLEVIDRLDYRPNAVARGLASKKTTTVGVVIPNIANAYFSILAKGIDDIAAMYKYNIVLASSDEDDDKEVNVVNTLFAKQVDGIIFMGHHLTEKIRAEFSRSRTPIVLAGTVDLEHQLPSVNIDYKAAVSEIVDILAENHQKIAFVSGPLIDDINGKVRLSGYKEGLKKNKLSYKEGLVFEAKYSYRDGFDLAQRVINSGATAAYVGEDELAAGLLNGLFAAGKSVPEDFEIFTSNDSPVVEYTSPNLSSISQPVYDLGAVSMRMLTKIMNKEELEEKEILLNHGIKRRGTTK; from the coding sequence ATGAACACAGATGATACAATTACGATATATGATGTTGCTCGTGAAGCAGGTGTTTCAATGGCAACAGTCAGCCGTGTTGTAAATGGTAATAAAAACGTTAAGGAAAATACCCGTAAGAAAGTTTTAGAAGTTATCGACCGTTTAGACTACCGCCCAAATGCTGTAGCTAGAGGTCTAGCAAGTAAAAAAACAACAACAGTTGGTGTGGTTATTCCTAACATTGCTAATGCTTATTTTTCAATTTTGGCTAAAGGAATTGATGATATTGCAGCAATGTACAAATATAATATTGTTCTGGCATCTAGTGATGAGGATGATGATAAGGAAGTTAACGTTGTTAACACTTTGTTTGCAAAACAAGTTGATGGCATCATTTTTATGGGGCATCATTTAACAGAAAAAATCCGTGCAGAGTTTTCTCGTTCACGGACACCTATTGTTCTTGCTGGAACAGTTGATTTAGAACATCAATTACCAAGTGTTAATATTGATTACAAGGCGGCAGTTTCTGAAATTGTTGATATTTTGGCTGAAAACCATCAAAAAATTGCTTTTGTTTCAGGACCGCTTATTGATGATATTAATGGAAAAGTAAGACTTTCAGGTTATAAAGAAGGCCTTAAAAAGAATAAATTAAGTTACAAAGAAGGCCTTGTTTTTGAAGCGAAATACTCATACAGAGACGGTTTTGACTTGGCACAACGTGTGATTAATTCAGGAGCAACTGCTGCCTATGTTGGAGAAGATGAATTAGCAGCAGGTTTGTTAAATGGTCTTTTTGCAGCAGGTAAAAGTGTTCCAGAAGATTTTGAGATTTTCACAAGTAATGATTCACCTGTTGTTGAATACACAAGCCCTAACTTAAGCTCAATCAGCCAACCAGTTTATGACTTAGGTGCTGTAAGTATGCGTATGTTAACAAAAATCATGAACAAAGAAGAACTTGAAGAAAAAGAAATCCTGTTAAATCATGGCATTAAACGCCGTGGCACAACAAAATAA
- a CDS encoding M24 family metallopeptidase: MTKLDTIRQFLTQKQAALAIFSDPVTIDYLTGFACDPHERQLFLFVYQDKQPVIFVPALEIARAEKSVSFQVIGYMDSENPWEKLAACLPSTTAKKIYAEFDHLNITKFQGLQTVFTGHFENLTPTIQRMRLIKSADEIQKMMIAGDFADKAVRVGFDAISLQATETDIIAQIEFQMKKQGISKMSFDTMVLTGNNAADPHGIPGTNPIENNALLLFDLGVETLGYTSDMTRTVAVGKPDQFKRDIYEICLEAQLTAQEFIKPGVTASEVDAAARKVIEKAGYGQYFNHRLGHGLGMDVHEYPSIMAGNDMIIEEGMCFSVEPGIYIPGKVGVRIEDCGHVTASGFQVFTKTPKELQYFEG; encoded by the coding sequence ATGACAAAATTAGATACAATCCGTCAATTCCTCACTCAAAAGCAAGCAGCACTAGCCATCTTTTCAGATCCTGTTACCATTGATTACCTAACGGGTTTTGCCTGTGACCCACATGAACGCCAACTCTTTTTATTTGTTTATCAAGACAAGCAACCCGTGATTTTTGTACCAGCTTTGGAAATAGCTCGCGCTGAAAAATCCGTTTCTTTCCAAGTTATTGGATATATGGATTCTGAAAATCCATGGGAAAAATTAGCTGCTTGTCTACCAAGCACCACTGCTAAAAAAATCTATGCTGAATTCGACCATTTAAACATCACAAAATTTCAAGGATTACAAACTGTTTTCACAGGTCACTTTGAAAATTTAACACCAACAATCCAAAGAATGCGATTAATCAAGTCTGCTGATGAAATCCAAAAGATGATGATTGCAGGAGACTTTGCTGATAAGGCTGTAAGAGTTGGTTTTGATGCTATTTCACTTCAAGCTACTGAAACAGATATCATTGCACAAATTGAATTCCAAATGAAAAAACAAGGTATCAGTAAAATGAGCTTTGACACAATGGTGTTGACAGGTAATAACGCTGCAGATCCACATGGGATTCCGGGTACAAACCCTATTGAAAATAATGCCCTTTTACTCTTTGATTTAGGAGTTGAAACACTAGGTTACACAAGTGATATGACTAGAACCGTAGCTGTTGGTAAACCAGACCAATTTAAACGAGACATCTATGAAATCTGCTTAGAAGCCCAATTAACAGCTCAAGAATTTATCAAACCTGGGGTTACTGCTTCTGAAGTTGATGCCGCAGCACGCAAAGTCATTGAAAAAGCAGGTTATGGCCAATACTTTAATCATCGCTTAGGGCATGGTCTAGGTATGGATGTTCATGAATATCCTTCAATTATGGCTGGCAATGACATGATTATTGAAGAAGGCATGTGTTTCTCAGTGGAACCTGGCATTTATATCCCTGGGAAAGTTGGTGTACGTATTGAAGATTGTGGACATGTCACAGCAAGTGGTTTTCAAGTCTTTACCAAAACACCAAAAGAATTACAGTATTTTGAAGGGTAA
- a CDS encoding NAD(P)H-dependent oxidoreductase: MDDIRNHLRQTMTFRTAIRVYNDQKIPQEDLDLILDAAWRSPSSVGLEGWRFIVLENEAIKSQIKEHAWGAKYQLETASHFILLLAEKNARYDSPSMKESLLRRGLSRQEDIDSRLNTYASFQKNDMDMADNPRALFDWTAKQTYIALANMMSTAALIGVDSCPIEGFDYAKVNAILTQHGLITPEKEGIASMLSLGYRLRDPKHPQNRKPRHEVITTVT; encoded by the coding sequence ATGGACGATATTAGAAATCACCTCAGACAAACTATGACTTTTCGAACAGCTATTCGAGTTTACAATGATCAAAAAATACCTCAAGAAGATTTAGATCTCATTTTAGATGCTGCTTGGCGAAGCCCTTCTTCTGTGGGATTAGAGGGCTGGCGTTTTATTGTGTTAGAAAATGAAGCCATTAAATCTCAGATTAAAGAACATGCATGGGGAGCAAAATACCAGCTTGAAACAGCCAGTCACTTTATTTTATTATTAGCTGAAAAAAATGCCCGTTACGATAGCCCGTCTATGAAAGAAAGTCTCTTAAGAAGAGGTTTGAGCCGTCAAGAAGATATTGATAGCCGCCTAAACACCTACGCTAGCTTTCAAAAAAACGACATGGATATGGCAGACAATCCACGAGCACTTTTTGATTGGACAGCAAAACAAACCTATATCGCTTTAGCAAATATGATGTCAACCGCAGCCCTAATTGGAGTTGATTCCTGTCCAATTGAAGGGTTTGATTACGCTAAGGTAAATGCTATTTTGACCCAACACGGACTCATCACTCCTGAAAAAGAAGGCATCGCCTCAATGTTATCTTTAGGTTACCGGCTTAGAGATCCTAAACACCCACAAAATCGTAAACCTCGACATGAGGTCATTACAACTGTCACATAA
- the gloA gene encoding lactoylglutathione lyase, which yields MKALHTCIRVKDLEASIAFYTQAFPFKETRRRDFPDSKFTLVYLALEGEDYELELTYNYDHEAYDLGNGYGHIAIGSDDFQNCYQAHKAAGYPVTDIKGLTDKSARYYFIQDPDGYKIEVIDLSVK from the coding sequence ATGAAAGCATTACACACTTGTATTCGCGTTAAAGATTTAGAAGCTTCTATTGCATTTTATACCCAAGCTTTTCCTTTTAAAGAAACGCGTCGTCGTGATTTCCCAGATAGCAAATTTACTCTGGTATATCTTGCTCTAGAAGGAGAGGACTATGAATTAGAGTTAACCTATAACTATGATCATGAAGCCTATGATTTAGGGAATGGATATGGTCATATTGCCATTGGTAGTGATGATTTCCAAAACTGTTACCAAGCTCATAAAGCTGCTGGCTATCCCGTCACTGACATTAAGGGGCTAACAGACAAATCTGCTCGTTATTATTTCATTCAAGACCCAGATGGCTACAAGATTGAAGTCATTGATTTAAGCGTCAAATAA
- a CDS encoding glycosyltransferase family 2 protein, protein MALLSIIVPCYNEEETIYPYLDEMRLLENAMVSQLAFEYIFIDDGSTDNTLSILRELSSRFGNLHYLSFSRNFGKEAGLLAGLEEAKGDFITVMDVDLQDPPDLLPLMYAKILEGYDVVGTRRISRKGEPLVRSFCSKLFYSLINRMSKTPILDGVRDFRLMTRQVVDSILELGEVNRFSKGIFSWVGYETTYISYDNRERQHGKSSWTFWDLIHYSIDGFINFSEMPLTIATWTGTISFVLSIFAIIFIVIRKLLFGDPVSGWASTVSIILFIGGIQLFCMGIIGKYMSKIFLETKKRPIYIIKEKR, encoded by the coding sequence ATGGCATTATTATCAATTATTGTTCCATGTTATAACGAGGAAGAAACCATTTATCCCTATTTGGATGAAATGCGCCTTTTAGAAAATGCTATGGTTTCACAATTGGCATTTGAATATATTTTCATTGACGATGGTTCAACAGATAATACGCTTTCTATTTTGCGTGAGCTTAGTAGCCGTTTTGGTAACCTACACTACCTTTCTTTTTCCAGAAATTTCGGCAAAGAAGCTGGGCTATTAGCAGGGCTAGAAGAGGCTAAAGGTGATTTCATCACTGTTATGGATGTTGATTTGCAGGATCCTCCTGATTTACTACCTTTAATGTATGCAAAGATTTTAGAGGGTTATGATGTTGTCGGGACAAGACGAATCAGCCGAAAAGGGGAACCCCTTGTGCGATCTTTTTGCTCTAAGCTTTTTTACAGTTTGATCAATCGCATGTCCAAGACACCAATTCTGGATGGAGTTAGAGACTTTCGATTAATGACGCGTCAAGTTGTTGACAGTATCTTAGAGTTAGGAGAGGTCAACCGATTTTCAAAAGGTATTTTTTCTTGGGTTGGATATGAAACCACTTATATTAGTTATGACAATCGTGAGAGACAACACGGAAAAAGTTCTTGGACATTCTGGGATTTGATTCACTATTCAATAGATGGTTTTATCAATTTTTCAGAAATGCCTTTAACCATTGCAACTTGGACTGGTACAATCAGCTTTGTTCTCTCTATTTTTGCTATTATCTTTATTGTCATACGGAAATTGCTCTTTGGAGATCCTGTATCCGGATGGGCAAGTACAGTCTCAATCATTCTATTTATTGGAGGCATTCAGCTCTTTTGTATGGGAATCATTGGCAAATACATGTCTAAAATTTTCTTAGAAACTAAAAAACGTCCTATTTATATTATTAAAGAAAAACGTTAA
- a CDS encoding DUF969 domain-containing protein encodes MEWIKLIGIAIIVLGFILKFDTIATVVIAGLVTALVSGISFLDFLEILGKEFTNQRVLTIFFVTLPLIGLSETFGLKHRATQLIQGIQSFTVGRFFTLYLIIREIAGFFSIRLGGHPQFVRPLIHPMGEAAAVAKVGDKLTDKQKDDIKAMAAANENFGNFFAQNTFVGAGGVLLIGGTLDQLGYDGNTAKIASASIIIAVITIFIVGIYNYLFEKKLEKFHKKGDK; translated from the coding sequence ATGGAATGGATTAAATTAATCGGGATTGCCATTATTGTTTTGGGATTCATTCTCAAATTTGATACAATTGCAACCGTAGTCATTGCAGGACTTGTCACTGCATTAGTATCAGGTATTTCATTTTTAGATTTCTTAGAAATTCTAGGAAAAGAATTTACTAACCAACGTGTTTTAACCATTTTCTTCGTTACTTTGCCATTAATTGGTTTATCTGAAACATTTGGATTAAAACACCGTGCAACACAACTCATTCAAGGGATTCAATCTTTTACTGTTGGACGATTTTTCACCTTATACCTCATTATTCGTGAAATAGCTGGTTTCTTCTCTATTAGACTTGGTGGACACCCACAATTTGTACGCCCTTTAATTCATCCTATGGGGGAAGCTGCGGCTGTTGCAAAAGTTGGGGATAAATTGACTGATAAGCAAAAAGATGACATCAAAGCTATGGCTGCAGCTAATGAAAATTTTGGTAATTTCTTTGCTCAAAATACCTTTGTTGGTGCTGGAGGCGTCTTGCTTATTGGTGGAACCTTAGATCAATTGGGATATGATGGCAATACTGCTAAAATTGCTTCTGCTTCTATTATCATTGCAGTTATCACCATATTTATTGTCGGCATCTACAATTATCTCTTTGAGAAAAAACTAGAAAAGTTTCATAAGAAAGGTGACAAATAA
- a CDS encoding DUF979 domain-containing protein — translation MLEFANNVLEFIFILIGLQLFHTAYCAFKDQTNPVRIGTALFWGLLGVTFVGGAFLPNKVVGVIVIILALLTLLKQVRIGSLPKFDEEKAEESTRKIGSWIFLPVMLMALVALLLAKFLPDFSKSAIGIAAILATVIILIITKQKPSALLAENNRMNQQVSTSGILPQLLGALGAIFTAAGVGDVIATMIRGLVPTDSRFFGVLAYVLGMVIFTMIMGNAFAAFTVITAGIGVPFVFALGADPIIAGALAMTAGFCGTLLTPMAANFNALPVALMEIKDPNAVIKKQAPIAFILIIIHVALMYLLAFK, via the coding sequence ATGCTTGAATTTGCAAATAATGTGTTAGAGTTTATTTTTATTCTGATTGGGCTACAATTGTTCCATACAGCTTATTGCGCCTTTAAAGATCAAACCAATCCTGTTCGGATTGGAACTGCACTCTTTTGGGGTCTTCTTGGAGTAACCTTCGTTGGTGGTGCTTTTCTTCCAAATAAAGTTGTCGGTGTTATTGTTATTATTCTTGCACTCTTAACTTTACTCAAACAAGTTCGAATTGGAAGCTTGCCAAAATTTGATGAAGAAAAAGCTGAAGAAAGCACACGTAAAATCGGCAGTTGGATTTTCTTACCTGTTATGTTAATGGCACTTGTTGCATTACTACTTGCTAAATTCTTACCTGATTTCAGTAAAAGTGCAATTGGAATTGCTGCCATCCTAGCAACAGTTATCATTTTAATCATTACAAAACAAAAACCATCAGCTCTTCTTGCTGAAAATAACCGCATGAATCAACAAGTTTCTACAAGTGGTATCTTACCTCAATTATTGGGGGCTTTAGGAGCTATTTTTACAGCAGCTGGTGTTGGAGATGTTATTGCTACAATGATAAGAGGGCTTGTTCCAACTGATAGCCGTTTCTTTGGTGTATTAGCTTATGTTCTTGGTATGGTTATCTTTACCATGATTATGGGAAATGCCTTTGCTGCTTTTACTGTCATCACTGCTGGAATTGGTGTCCCATTTGTTTTCGCCTTAGGTGCAGATCCAATTATAGCTGGTGCACTTGCTATGACTGCTGGTTTCTGTGGTACCTTATTAACGCCCATGGCAGCAAACTTTAACGCCCTACCAGTTGCTCTTATGGAGATAAAAGATCCTAATGCCGTTATCAAAAAACAAGCTCCAATTGCATTTATTTTAATTATTATACATGTTGCATTAATGTATTTACTTGCTTTCAAATAA
- the pcp gene encoding pyroglutamyl-peptidase I, giving the protein MKILVTGFDPFGGEAINPALESIKQLPSTIDGAEIKCVEVPTVFHESAEVLKKHLENFKPDVVLCIGQAGGRTGLTPERVAINQDDARIPDNKGNQPIDTLIREDGAPAYFSTLPIKAMVAAIQKAGLPASVSNTAGTFVCNHLMYQALYLVEKHLPNAKAGFMHIPYMMEQVVDKPNTAAMNLDDITRGIQAAITAIVAYNNQSDLKIIGGETH; this is encoded by the coding sequence ATGAAAATTTTAGTCACTGGCTTTGATCCCTTTGGAGGTGAAGCCATTAATCCAGCACTTGAATCAATAAAGCAATTACCAAGCACAATTGACGGTGCTGAAATAAAATGTGTTGAGGTTCCAACAGTTTTTCATGAGTCAGCTGAGGTGCTAAAGAAGCATTTAGAGAACTTTAAACCTGATGTTGTACTTTGTATCGGACAAGCCGGCGGACGCACTGGACTTACTCCAGAACGAGTTGCCATTAACCAAGACGATGCACGTATTCCTGATAACAAAGGAAATCAACCTATTGATACTCTCATTCGTGAAGATGGCGCTCCTGCATACTTTTCAACGTTGCCCATCAAAGCAATGGTTGCAGCCATTCAAAAAGCAGGTCTCCCAGCATCTGTTTCTAATACAGCTGGCACATTTGTTTGTAATCATTTAATGTATCAGGCACTTTACTTGGTTGAAAAACACCTTCCAAATGCTAAAGCTGGCTTCATGCATATTCCTTATATGATGGAACAAGTAGTTGATAAACCAAACACTGCAGCCATGAACCTTGACGATATTACCCGAGGCATTCAAGCTGCTATCACTGCTATTGTAGCATATAATAATCAGTCAGATTTAAAAATAATTGGTGGTGAAACACATTAA